GTGACATGGCCTTTCGGTATGGCCTGTGACTGGTCATGGCATCATAGGCATCGGCGATGGACAAAATGCGGCATTCCAGGGGTATGTCTTCCCCCTTAAGGCCAAGGGGATAACCCTGACCGTTCCACCATTCATGATGCTTTAAAATCCAGTCCGCAACGTGATTAAGATCTGGGGCGGATTTTGCTATGCGATAACCGATTTCACAGTGCCGCTGCATCTCGGCAAATTCATCTGGTTGTAGATTCTCATTTTCAATTATCCAAAACCCCCGCTATTTTATCACATTGAACAATCTGCACCCGGTGTCAATACTAAAATAAACTGCAAAAAATTCTTAAATTACATTGGGATTA
The Desulfallas thermosapovorans DSM 6562 DNA segment above includes these coding regions:
- a CDS encoding HD-GYP domain-containing protein, translated to MIENENLQPDEFAEMQRHCEIGYRIAKSAPDLNHVADWILKHHEWWNGQGYPLGLKGEDIPLECRILSIADAYDAMTSHRPYRKAMSHDKAVRELKRCAATQFDPQLVQAFIKVVEKNRLMVDIRNQQ